A window from Engraulis encrasicolus isolate BLACKSEA-1 chromosome 11, IST_EnEncr_1.0, whole genome shotgun sequence encodes these proteins:
- the LOC134457970 gene encoding gastrula zinc finger protein XlCGF26.1-like produces MNCPAFRDELGSIMRILSEVAVEELGRLLDESSSVVLPLEKAHPGTTSTLKRDLQREFKAKIREFALFMEVLSTSAADKVMMLTNTLKFQWQESPTDCDNSKSASVESWFEFEGYDQERTRTENPDHQEGTNANLHVKDTDSQKTSSLETRCNSDMIGEQRQRDDADIEAEPQLLSHPTTLHLTDPLKSGSTSVESWFETEADDRERTGTENPDHQENTNADLPVEDTDAQKSSSLETSLSCRTCGRTFTSKQGICEHLKRLCSDESFCCEVCGLLFSSKSSLKIHQNYRHGSRRGSFVCDVCDKRFNEARQLKTHSWIHAGAQPFVCEVCGRGFNDANNLDRHQKIHTGLKPYACPLCPKKFSRSDTLQQHQQMVHTDTKPFHCSTCGKGFSTRTCLKTHAYVHSQTRPFVCVICSKSFHSPASLKQHMMVHSFERSTRPIVQNPDHQEATNLEVSVEDTDGQKSNAPESSLSHPTSQRTFMSGGSTSKHVCDVCGKCFCNAYVLKDHSNIHTGAQPYICDVCGRGFNHKANFRRHKKIHTGLKPYACTLCPKKFCIPDGLKQHLSVHARTKPFHCGMCGKSFSNRPALRAHSYIHLKPFACVVCGKGFRSRSVLNQHRKVHSVERSPKQPMQEEPPPSAVAWTHKASQLQKQSEAAESCV; encoded by the exons ATGAATTGTCCAGCTTTTCGAGATGAACTCGGAAGCATAATGAGGATTTTATCAGAAGTGGCTGTCGAAGAGCTAGGCAGGCTGCTTGACGAAAGCTCTAGTGTGGTGTTGCCATTGGAGAAAGCGCACCCTGGAACAACTAGCACTCTGAAGAGAGATTTGCAAAGAGAATTTAAAGCCAAAATT AGGGAGTTCGCGTTGTTCATGGAGGTCCTGAGTACATCAGCTGCTGATAAAGTTATGATGCTGACCAACACGCTGAAATTCCAGTGGCAGGAAAGCCCAACCGACTGCGACAATTCAA AATCTGCCTCTGTAGAGTCATGGTTTGAGTTTGAGGGATATGATCAGGAGAGGACAAGGACAGAAAACCCTGATCATCAAGAAGGGACCAACGCTAACCTTCATGTAAAGGACACAGATTCACAGAAAACAAGTTCACTGGAGACACGCTGTAATTCAGACATGATTGGGGAACAGAGGCAACGTGATGACGCGG ATATTGAGGCTGAACCTCAGCTACTGAGCCATCCAACCACTCTGCACTTAACTGATCCCCTCAAATCTGGGTCTACATCAGTAGAGTCATGGTTTGAGACTGAGGCGGATGATCGGGAGAGGACAGGGACAGAAAACCCTGATCATCAAGAAAACACCAACGCTGACCTGCCTGTGGAGGACACAGATGCACAGAAATCCAGTTCACTGGAGACGTCATTATCCTGCCGAACCTGTGGGAGAACCTTTACGTCTAAACAAGGCATATGTGAACACCTGAAGAGACTATGTTCAGATGAGTCATTCTGTTGTGAAGTATGTGGGCTTTTATTTAGCAGTAAAAGCAGCCTGAAAATCCATCAAAATTATCGACACGGCAGCCGCAGGGGCAGTTTTGTTTGCGACGTCTGTGACAAACGTTTTAATGAGGCCCGTCAACTCAAAACACATAGTTGGATCCATGCAGGTGCACAACCTTTTGTCTGTGAAGTCTGCGGTCGAGGTTTTAACGATGCTAACAACTTAGATCGTCATCAGAAAATCCATACTGGACTCAAGCCGTATGCTTGCCCTCTATGCCCTAAGAAATTTAGCCGGTCTGATACACTTCAACAACACCAACAAATGGTGCACACCGACACCAAGCCTTTTCATTGCAGTACTTGTGGAAAGGGTTTTTCCACTCGCACTTGCTTGAAGACACACGCATACGTCCACTCACAAACGAGACCGTTCGTTTGTGTGATCTGTAGCAAAAGCTTTCACTCTCCTGCCTCGCTGAAACAACACATGATGGTGCACAGTTTTGAGCGCTCCACTCGCCCAATCGTCCAAAACCCTGATCATCAGGAAGCAACCAACCTGGAGGTGTCTGTGGAGGACACGGATGGACAGAAATCCAATGCACCCGAATCATCATTATCCCACCCAACCAGTCAGAGGACATTTATGTCTGGAGGAAGCACAAGTAAACATGTTTGTGATGTCTGTGGTAAATGTTTCTGCAATGCCTATGTCCTCAAAGATCATAGCAATATCCACACAGGTGCACAACCTTATATCTGTGATGTTTGCGGGAGAGGTTTTAACCATAAAGCAAACTTCCGCCGTCATAAGAAAATCCATACTGGACTCAAGCCGTATGCTTGCACCCTGTGTCCTAAGAAATTTTGCATACCTGACGGACTTAAACAACACCTGAGTGTACATGCTCGCACCAAGCCTTTTCATTGCGGTATGTGTGGTAAGAGTTTCTCCAATCGGCCGGCCTTGAGGGCACATTCATACATCCACTTAAAACCCTTTGCTTGTGTGGTCTGTGGCAAAGGCTTTCGCTCTCGTAGTGTGCTTAACCAGCACAGGAAGGTGCACAGTGTTGAACGCAGTCCTAAACAACCCATGCAAGAAGAGCCCCCTCCCAGCGCAGTAGCATGGACACACAAAGCTTCACAGCTGCAAAAGCAGTCCGAGGCAGCAGAGTCCTGTGTATGA
- the LOC134458689 gene encoding uncharacterized protein LOC134458689, protein MGHYHTIWCVLSLMALVNTVTTSVSIHVDDPCESYTVLDDSWRATNFTESFDKCDRDVTWRGWYRLMYKGQNIRMAEYCVPLRACGTEAPLWMDGAHPGLQDGIVTRTICKSDYLGCCSASERQTPIQVKACPGNFYVYQLVPSNGCNNAYCTDVNTISMDVGTNSPSGPVDDPCKRYTVLDEPWRGTNNSEHLNSWDGNTMWYGWYRMMYNGKDVRMPESRLCGGCGTDSPLWIKETHPSLQDGIVTRHICEGCKSDQCSGRQPPIKVKACPANFYVYQFVPPTYGSSAYCADVTTISVATDTVPPNTIDFDPCHDYTVLDEPWRATNYTADLSHCDHDVPWHGWYRLMYNGQNIWMPDFCVPSGRCGSSSTLWLAGTHPGLQEGIVTRDICKSEGPVCCAEKLPPIQVKACPGNFYVYQFARPRGCNHAYCADVNTISMDIPAPVVDPCERYAVLDEPWRATNNTETLNKFDGKIIWYGWYRMMYYGKNIRMPESCVWSGCGAALPLWINETHPSLQDGIVTRHICDDHSCSRQPPIKVKACPGNFYVYQFVPPKYGSSAYCADVKTISSPTDSVPSEPTVPDFDPCHDYIEVDEPWRDTNYDLSTSHCDTRIRWKGWFRFFHYGQSIRMLDYCMSSATCGTSGQLWMNGTHPELQEGIVTRTICQSSSFSGCCGVTHPSVQVKACPGHYYVYRISHTNGCYFAFCTDVNTIPTYTSTTPTAVPTQTVPTNPCHNLHCTEDEVCGEVRGLFGCLCKDNHHRPNPDSFGLIATCHNSSGSISLSRCLLFEAGFSVDILHLSNPDCKGTVRDGQVEFHFNNDDQKCGTQLKANKTHFLYENSIQGKVDSADGLSISRERTLKLQFACEYPLRQNASMGAAIHAVTSITQLKFPPGKGTYQIRMIPYKDADFTELFDGAVAQTSDEEIYISVDVEGVDSRQFSSVLDLCWATPTNNSTSSITWSLITKQCANPEDGTVEVLRNGESTSSRFSFRMFTFNGHPPQLYLHCSLHLCLLEGNSCAPNCQSGHHQRVQRSTDIKETMTVSVGPLSSSSKDMDVVDLLAPWAKRFRPKV, encoded by the exons ATGGGGCACTACCACACTATatggtgtgtgttgtctttgatgGCCCTAGTAAATACAG TGACGACCAGCGTGAGCATCCATGTTGATGACCCCTGCGAGAGCTACACTGTGCTGGATGACTCCTGGAGGGCCACCAACTTCACTGAGTCCTTCGATAAGTGTGACCGTGATGTCACATGGCGTGGCTGGTACCGGCTGATGTATAAAGGACAGAACATTCGGATGGCCGAGTACTGTGTGCCCCTGAGAGCATGTGGTACAGAAGCCCCCTTGTGGATGGACGGAGCCCACCCTGGCCTACAAGACGGCATAGTTACTCGTACCATATGCAAGTCAGATTACCTTGGCTGTTGTTCTGCCAGTGAGAGACAAACTCCCATTCAAGTCAAAGCATGTCCTGGAAACTTTTATGTCTACCAGTTGGTGCCATCAAATGGTTGTAATAATGCTTACTGCACAG atgtgaACACGATATCCATGGATGTTGGCACCAATTCTCCATCAG GCCCCGTTGATGACCCGTGTAAAAGGTATACTGTGCTGGATGAGCCCTGGAGAGGCACCAACAACTCTGAACACCTCAATAGCTGGGATGGAAACACCATGTGGTATGGCTGGTACCGAATGATGTACAATGGGAAGGATGTTCGGATGCCAGAATCCCGTCTGTGTGGTGGATGTGGCACTGACTCCCCATTATGGATAAAAGAGACCCACCCGAGCCTCCAAGATGGGATAGTCACACGTCACATTTGTGAGGGATGCAAGTCTGACCAATGTTCTGGAAGGCAGCCTCCCATTAAAGTGAAAGCATGCCCTGCAAACTTTTATGTTTACCAGTTTGTCCCTCCAACGTATGGTTCAAGTGCCTATTGTGCAG atGTAACGACCATATCCGTGGCTACTGATACTGTACCTCCAAATACAATTG ATTTTGACCCGTGTCATGATTATACTGTGCTGGATGAGCCTTGGAGGGCTACCAACTACACTGCCGACCTCAGTCATTGTGATCATGATGTCCCATGGCATGGCTGGTACAGGCTGATGTACAATGGGCAGAACATATGGATGCCTGACTTTTGTGTACCTTCGGGTAGATGTGGCTCATCTTCCACCCTGTGGTTAGCTGGCACCCACCCCGGCCTACAGGAAGGGATAGTTACTCGGGACATATGCAAATCAGAAGGTCCTGTCTGTTGTGCTGAGAAACTACCTCCAATTCAAGTGAAAGCGTGCCCTGGAAACTTTTATGTTTATCAGTTTGCTCGTCCAAGGGGTTGTAACCATGCCTACTGTGCAG ATGTGAACACCATATCCATGGACATTCCAG CTCCTGTTGTTGACCCATGTGAAAGGTATGCTGTGCTGGATGAACCCTGGAGGGCAACCAACAACACTGAAACCCTCAATAAATTTGATGGAAAAATCATTTGGTATGGCTGGTACCGAATGATGTATTATGGGAAAAACATTCGTATGCCAGAGTCCTGTGTGTGGAGCGGATGTGGCGCTGCGCTCCCCTTGTGGATAAATGAGACCCACCCTAGCCTACAAGATGGGATAGTGACACGCCACATTTGTGATGACCATAGCTGTTCTAGGCAACCTCCCATTAAAGTTAAAGCATGCCCAGGAAACTTTTATGTGTACCAATTTGTTCCTCCCAAGTATGGCTCCAGTGCTTACTGTGCAG ATGTGAAGACCATATCCAGTCCTACTGATAGTGTACCCTCTGAACCAACAG TTCCAGATTTTGACCCCTGTCATGACTACATAGAGGTGGATGAACCTTGGAGGGACACCAACTACGACTTGAGTACTAGTCATTGTGACACTCGAATCAGATGGAAGGGCTGGTTCAGATTCTTCCACTATGGGCAGAGCATACGCATGCTTGACTACTGCATGTCCTCAGCTACCTGTGGCACCTCTGGGCAGCTATGGATGAATGGTACCCATCCTGAACTGCAAGAGGGGATAGTCACCCGCACAATATGTCAATCCAGCTCGTTTAGTGGCTGCTGTGGAGTGACGCACCCTTCAGTTCAAGTCAAAGCATGTCCTGGACACTACTATGTTTACAGGATCTCCCATACAAACGGCTGCTATTTTGCTTTCTGCACAG atGTGAACACCATACCCACTTATACCAGCACAACACCGACAGCAGTTCCCACACAGACAG TTCCAACCAACCCTTGCCACAACCTGCATTGCACAGAAGATGAAGTATGCGGAGAAGTACGAGGACTCTTTGGTTGTTTGTGCAAAGACAACCATCACAGACCAAACCCAGATTCATTTG GTTTGATTGCAACTTGCCACAACAGCTCTGGGTCGATATCTCTGTCTCGTTGCCTTCTCTTTGAGGCTGGGTTTTCTGTGGACATCTTGCACCTCAGCAATCCAGACTGCAAAGGCACAGTTCGAGATGGACAAGTAGAGTTCCACTTCAACAATGATGACCAAAAATGTGGAACTCAACTTAAG GCCAATAAAACACACTTCCTCTACGAGAACTCTATTCAGGGGAAAGTGGACTCTGCAGATGGTCTAAGTATCAGCAGAGAGAGAACGCTGAAGCTGCAATTCGCCTGTGAATATCCGCTTAGACAAAATGCTTCCATGGGTGCGGCTATCCATGCTGTAACAAG TATCACACAGCTGAAGTTTCCGCCAGGAAAGGGAACATACCAAATCCGGATGATTCCGTATAAGGATGCCGACTTCACTGAGCTGTTCGATGGGGCCGTGGCACAGACGTCTGATGAGGAGATCTACATATCTGTGGATGTGGAGGGAGTGGACAGCCGGCAGTTCTCCAGTGTGCTGGACCTCTGCTGGGCCACACCCACCAAtaactccacctcctccatcacctggaGCCTCATCACCAAACA GTGTGCAAACCCAGAAGACGGGACGGTGGAGGTCTTGCGAAATGGGGAGTCCACAAGCAGCCGTTTCTCCTTCAGGATGTTTACTTTTAATGGGCACCCTCCTCAGCTGTACCTTCACTGCAGCCTGCACCTCTGCCTTCTGGAGGGCAACAGCTGTGCTCCG AACTGTCAATCCGGGCATCATCAAAGAGTGCAGAGATCTACCGACATAAAGGAAACTATGACTGTTTCTGTTGGCCCACTGAGTTCCTCCTCGAAGGACATgg aTGTGGTGGATCTTCTGGCTCCATGGGCAAAGCGATTCCGTCCTAAGGTGTGA
- the LOC134457972 gene encoding zinc finger protein 184-like, with translation MSNNTMNCPAFRDELGTIMRILSEVAVEEIGRLLDESSSAVLPLEKAHPGTTSTLKRDLQREFKAKLREFALFMEVLSTSAADKVMILAKTLKFQWQDSPTLNSDTESDAVESWFEFEGDDQERTGTENPDHQEGTNADLPVEDTDAQKSNSLQMSLSGHSNMIGKQRQMPTLAYTNNDTDIDAEPGLQSHPTTLHFTDPLWSGPTSVKSWFEIEAEEHDDQEKRTGTENPEHQEGTSTDLPVQNKAQPKNSHVCDVCDKRFRLACQLRTHSYTHTGTRPFICELCGRDFSSTANLKRHQEIHSGLKPYACTVCSKTFSTSDGLRQHRNVHKLTKTLLCSTCGKAFSNGQALRTHAYIHLKLKPFACMVCGKGFRSRSVLNQHMKVHSVERRPKQSVKRSTCPKLPMQPVQQEAAPCVAAQTHQALEKQQQSEAAKSCV, from the exons ATGTCAAACAACACAATGAATTGTCCAGCCTTTCGAGACGAACTTGGAACCATAATGAGGATTTTATCAGAGGTGGCAGTCGAAGAGATAGGCAGACTGCTTGACGAAAGCTCTAGTGCGGTGCTTCCATTGGAGAAAGCGCACCCTGGAACAACTAGCACTCTGAAGAGAGATTTGCAAAGAGAATTTAAAGCCAAACTT AGGGAGTTCGCGTTGTTCATGGAGGTACTGAGCACATCAGCTGCTGATAAAGTTATGATACTGGCCAAAACGCTGAAATTCCAGTGGCAAGACAGCCCAACCCTGAATAGTGATACTG AATCTGACGCCGTAGAGTCATGGTTTGAGTTTGAGGGAGATGATCAGGAGAGGACAGGGACAGAAAACCCTGATCATCAAGAAGGAACCAACGCTGACCTGCCTGTTGAGGACACAGATGCACAGAAATCCAATTCACTCCAGATGTCATTATCCGGTCATTCAAACATGATTGGGAAACAAAGGCAAATGCCAACCCTGGCTTACACAAATAATGACACGG ATATTGATGCTGAACCTGGACTACAGAGCCATCCAACCACTCTTCACTTCACAGATCCTCTATGGTCTGGGCCTACATCTGTAAAGTCATGGTTTGAGATTGAGGCGGAAGAACATGATGACCAGGAGAAAAGGACAGGTACAGAAAACCCAGAGCATCAAGAAGGAACCAGCACTGACCTGCCTGTGCAAAACAAAGCACAGCCCAAGAacagccatgtttgtgacgtctGTGACAAACGTTTTAGGCTAGCCTGCCAACTCAGAACACATAGTTACACCCATACAGGTACACGACCCTTCATCTGTGAATTATGCGGGCGGGATTTTAGCAGCACAGCAAACTTAAAGCGGCATCAGGAAATCCATTCTGGACTCAAGCCGTATGCTTGCACCGTGTGCTCCAAGACATTTAGCACGAGTGACGGACTCCGACAACACCGGAACGTGCACAAACTCACCAAGACGCTTCTTTGCAGTACGTGTGGTAAGGCTTTTTCAAATGGACAAGCCTTAAGGACACACGCATACATCCACTTAAAACTAAAACCTTTTGCTTGTATGGTCTGCGGCAAAGGCTTTCGCTCTCGTAGTGTGCTTAACCAGCACATGAAGGTGCACAGTGTTGAACGCAGACCTAAACAAAGTGTTAAGCGCTCAACTTGCCCTAAACTACCAATGCAACCTGTGCAACAAGAGGCCGCTCCCTGCGTAGCAGCACAGACCCACCAAGCTTTGGAGAAGCAACAACAGTCAGAGGCAGCCAAATCCTGTGTATGA